The following proteins are encoded in a genomic region of Oncorhynchus kisutch isolate 150728-3 linkage group LG6, Okis_V2, whole genome shotgun sequence:
- the LOC109884106 gene encoding protein SCO1 homolog, mitochondrial-like isoform X1 — protein sequence MAVGLISYQTLSCRLLNRMLSQQSVSTICSFTRALSRKTGSPYTDLSPRTVHGLVNLCGSWTCRTSQWLSFYDSRSFSSLPPPPPSGDKTKKTGPVTWKSLAITFAFGGVLLAGMKYFKKEKEELIERERTKSMGKPALGGPFSLVDQNNKPCKSEDFLSQWVLIYFGFTHCPDICPDEIEKMIEVVDEIDRIQSLPNLTPILITIDPDRDTPEAMGTYVKEFSPKLIGLTGTMAQIDQVSRAYRVYYSQGPKDEDNDYIVDHTIIMYLVGPDGEFKEYFGQNKRTAEISSSIASHMRKYKKGN from the exons CTGCAGCTTTACACGCGCTTTATCGAGAAAGACTGGCTCTCCGTACACAGATCTCTCACCACGGACAGTCCACGGGCTG GTAAATCTATGCGGGAGTTGGACGTGCCGGACATCACAGTGGTTGTCTTTTTACGACTCAAGATCATTCTCGTCTTTACCTCCACCGCCCCCTTCTGGTGATAAAACCAAAAAgacaggt CCAGTGACTTGGAAATCATTAGCAATAACATTTGCATTCGGGGGTGTTCTCCTTGCCGGAATGAAATATTTCAAGAAGGAAAAAGAAGAAT TGATTGAAAGAGAAAGGACAAAGTCAATGGGGAAACCAGCACTTGGGGGTCCATTCTCTCTTGTGGATCAGAATAATAAACCCTGTAAAAGTGAGGATTTTCTCAGCCAGTGGGTCCTTATCTACTTTGGGTTTACACACTGCCCTGACATCTGTCCTGATGAAATCGAGAAAATGATTGAGGTGGTGGATGAAATAG ACAGGATACAGTCTCTTCCAAACCTGACCCCCATCCTCATCACCATTGATCCTGACAGGGACACACCTGAGGCCATGGGGACATATGTGAAAG AGTTCTCCCCTAAGCTCATTGGCCTGACTGGGACAATGGCCCAAATTGACCAGGTCTCTCGAGCCTACAGAGTCTACTACAGCCAGGGACCAAAGGATGAAGACAACGACTACATT GTTGATCACACAATCATCATGTACCTGGTTGGTCCGGACGGAGAGTTCAAAGAGTATTTTGGACAGAACAAGAGGACCGCTGAGATCTCCTCTTCCATTGCATCACACATGAGGAAGTACAAGAAGGGGAATTAA
- the LOC109884106 gene encoding protein SCO1 homolog, mitochondrial-like isoform X2: MKYFKKEKEELIERERTKSMGKPALGGPFSLVDQNNKPCKSEDFLSQWVLIYFGFTHCPDICPDEIEKMIEVVDEIDRIQSLPNLTPILITIDPDRDTPEAMGTYVKEFSPKLIGLTGTMAQIDQVSRAYRVYYSQGPKDEDNDYIVDHTIIMYLVGPDGEFKEYFGQNKRTAEISSSIASHMRKYKKGN, translated from the exons ATGAAATATTTCAAGAAGGAAAAAGAAGAAT TGATTGAAAGAGAAAGGACAAAGTCAATGGGGAAACCAGCACTTGGGGGTCCATTCTCTCTTGTGGATCAGAATAATAAACCCTGTAAAAGTGAGGATTTTCTCAGCCAGTGGGTCCTTATCTACTTTGGGTTTACACACTGCCCTGACATCTGTCCTGATGAAATCGAGAAAATGATTGAGGTGGTGGATGAAATAG ACAGGATACAGTCTCTTCCAAACCTGACCCCCATCCTCATCACCATTGATCCTGACAGGGACACACCTGAGGCCATGGGGACATATGTGAAAG AGTTCTCCCCTAAGCTCATTGGCCTGACTGGGACAATGGCCCAAATTGACCAGGTCTCTCGAGCCTACAGAGTCTACTACAGCCAGGGACCAAAGGATGAAGACAACGACTACATT GTTGATCACACAATCATCATGTACCTGGTTGGTCCGGACGGAGAGTTCAAAGAGTATTTTGGACAGAACAAGAGGACCGCTGAGATCTCCTCTTCCATTGCATCACACATGAGGAAGTACAAGAAGGGGAATTAA